Part of the Fusibacter sp. A1 genome is shown below.
ATTTCTTCAACTTCTACTTCGTATGCTTTACCGTTTACTGTAATATTAAACTTTCTCATGGTGTTAAGCCTCCCAATTAAAATCTTGCGTTCATTTGGTCTACGCGACCTTTACTAGCCCATGCAGGTGTCTCATCAGGAATTCTGACGATATTTTTAACAACCACATTGTGAATCGACGTTTTTAGTGATGCGGCAATTGCTGCTGTTATTACCGCAATCAGTTCATCGTTGTCTTCTGTTTCTTCAACAACAACTGATTTAACCGTAGCGGGTTCGTGTTTAACAACTTGAACCGCTTGCTTTGGTTGTTTAACGATTAGTTTT
Proteins encoded:
- a CDS encoding OadG family protein, with protein sequence MDLINKLSDPALLETMTVGDKLTAGLMVTLIGMTITVLALLILWGAIVVMTKLIVKQPKQAVQVVKHEPATVKSVVVEETEDNDELIAVITAAIAASLKTSIHNVVVKNIVRIPDETPAWASKGRVDQMNARF